The following coding sequences lie in one Arachis ipaensis cultivar K30076 chromosome B03, Araip1.1, whole genome shotgun sequence genomic window:
- the LOC107634305 gene encoding E3 ubiquitin-protein ligase CCNB1IP1 homolog isoform X1, with protein sequence MRCNACWREIEGRAVSTTCGHLLCTDDANKILSNDGACPICDQVLSKSLMKPVDINPNDEWINMAMAGISPQILMKSAYRSVMFYIGQKELEMQFKMNRIVAQCRQKCEMMQEKFTEKLEQVHTAYQKMTKRCQMMQQEIEVLTKDNQELQEKFAEKSRQKRKLDEMYDQLRSEFESVKRSAIQPASNYYNRKDNDLFSNPPNIMDERQTGRKGLVFTPDTPGPKEDVWPARQNSNNSGGRFDISIGSPAKQAVSPGNAGNRKVGAHSVFGAGGTSNPSMNLRNLILSPIKRPQLSRNRPQLFTL encoded by the exons ATGAGATGCAATGCATGCTGGCGAGAAATAGAAGGACGAGCGGTTTCCACTACATGTGGTCATCTGTTGT GTACGGATGATGCCAATAAGATATTGAGTAACGATGGAGCATGCCCCATCTGTGATCAAGTGCTTTCAAAGAG CCTCATGAAGCCTGTAGATATCAATCCCAACGACGAATGGATAAAT ATGGCCATGGCTGGAATATCTCCACAGATAT TGATGAAGAGTGCATACAGAAGTGTGATGTTCTACATTGGCCAAAAAGAACTGGAGATGCAATTTAAGATGAACCGGATTGTTGCTCAATGCCGGCAGAAATGTGAAATGATGCAAGAGAAGTTTACAGAAAAATTAGAGCAGGTTCATACGGCTTACCAAAAAATGACCAAGAGATGCCAGATGATGCAGCAGGAAATCGAGGTCTTAACCAAGGACAATCAAGAACTCCAGGAAAAATTTGCTGAAAAATCCAG GCAGAAGAGAAAATTAGATGAAATGTATGACCAACTAAGGAGTGAGTTTGAGTCAGTGAAGCGGTCTGCCATACAGCCTGCAAGCAACTATTATAACAGAAAGGATAATGATTTGTTCTCTAATCCACCTAACATTATGGATGAGAGACAAACTGGCAGAAAAG GTCTGGTATTCACTCCTGACACTCCAGGGCCAAAAGAGGATGTGTGGCCTGCAAGACAGAATAGCAATAACTCTGGTGGCCGCTTTGATATCTCTATTGGCTCACCAGCTAAACAAGCAGTCAGTCCAGGGAATGCAGGGAACAGAAAGGTTGGTGCTCACTCAGTTTTTGGAGCTGGTGGCACAAGCAACCCTTCAATGAATCTGAGGAACTTGATACTTTCTCCAATAAAGCGGCCTCAGCTCTCACGTAACCGGCCCCAATTATTCAC GTTATAA
- the LOC107634305 gene encoding E3 ubiquitin-protein ligase CCNB1IP1 homolog isoform X2 — MRCNACWREIEGRAVSTTCGHLLCTDDANKILSNDGACPICDQVLSKSLMKPVDINPNDEWINMAMAGISPQILMKSAYRSVMFYIGQKELEMQFKMNRIVAQCRQKCEMMQEKFTEKLEQVHTAYQKMTKRCQMMQQEIEVLTKDNQELQEKFAEKSRQKRKLDEMYDQLRSEFESVKRSAIQPASNYYNRKDNDLFSNPPNIMDERQTGRKGLVFTPDTPGPKEDVWPARQNSNNSGGRFDISIGSPAKQAVSPGNAGNRKVGAHSVFGAGGTSNPSMNLRNLILSPIKRPQLSRNRPQLFT, encoded by the exons ATGAGATGCAATGCATGCTGGCGAGAAATAGAAGGACGAGCGGTTTCCACTACATGTGGTCATCTGTTGT GTACGGATGATGCCAATAAGATATTGAGTAACGATGGAGCATGCCCCATCTGTGATCAAGTGCTTTCAAAGAG CCTCATGAAGCCTGTAGATATCAATCCCAACGACGAATGGATAAAT ATGGCCATGGCTGGAATATCTCCACAGATAT TGATGAAGAGTGCATACAGAAGTGTGATGTTCTACATTGGCCAAAAAGAACTGGAGATGCAATTTAAGATGAACCGGATTGTTGCTCAATGCCGGCAGAAATGTGAAATGATGCAAGAGAAGTTTACAGAAAAATTAGAGCAGGTTCATACGGCTTACCAAAAAATGACCAAGAGATGCCAGATGATGCAGCAGGAAATCGAGGTCTTAACCAAGGACAATCAAGAACTCCAGGAAAAATTTGCTGAAAAATCCAG GCAGAAGAGAAAATTAGATGAAATGTATGACCAACTAAGGAGTGAGTTTGAGTCAGTGAAGCGGTCTGCCATACAGCCTGCAAGCAACTATTATAACAGAAAGGATAATGATTTGTTCTCTAATCCACCTAACATTATGGATGAGAGACAAACTGGCAGAAAAG GTCTGGTATTCACTCCTGACACTCCAGGGCCAAAAGAGGATGTGTGGCCTGCAAGACAGAATAGCAATAACTCTGGTGGCCGCTTTGATATCTCTATTGGCTCACCAGCTAAACAAGCAGTCAGTCCAGGGAATGCAGGGAACAGAAAGGTTGGTGCTCACTCAGTTTTTGGAGCTGGTGGCACAAGCAACCCTTCAATGAATCTGAGGAACTTGATACTTTCTCCAATAAAGCGGCCTCAGCTCTCACGTAACCGGCCCCAATTATTCACGTGA
- the LOC107634305 gene encoding E3 ubiquitin-protein ligase CCNB1IP1 homolog isoform X3 encodes MRCNACWREIEGRAVSTTCGHLLCTDDANKILSNDGACPICDQVLSKSLMKPVDINPNDEWINMAMAGISPQILMKSAYRSVMFYIGQKELEMQFKMNRIVAQCRQKCEMMQEKFTEKLEQVHTAYQKMTKRCQMMQQEIEVLTKDNQELQEKFAEKSRQKRKLDEMYDQLRSEFESVKRSAIQPASNYYNRKDNDLFSNPPNIMDERQTGRKGPKEDVWPARQNSNNSGGRFDISIGSPAKQAVSPGNAGNRKVGAHSVFGAGGTSNPSMNLRNLILSPIKRPQLSRNRPQLFTL; translated from the exons ATGAGATGCAATGCATGCTGGCGAGAAATAGAAGGACGAGCGGTTTCCACTACATGTGGTCATCTGTTGT GTACGGATGATGCCAATAAGATATTGAGTAACGATGGAGCATGCCCCATCTGTGATCAAGTGCTTTCAAAGAG CCTCATGAAGCCTGTAGATATCAATCCCAACGACGAATGGATAAAT ATGGCCATGGCTGGAATATCTCCACAGATAT TGATGAAGAGTGCATACAGAAGTGTGATGTTCTACATTGGCCAAAAAGAACTGGAGATGCAATTTAAGATGAACCGGATTGTTGCTCAATGCCGGCAGAAATGTGAAATGATGCAAGAGAAGTTTACAGAAAAATTAGAGCAGGTTCATACGGCTTACCAAAAAATGACCAAGAGATGCCAGATGATGCAGCAGGAAATCGAGGTCTTAACCAAGGACAATCAAGAACTCCAGGAAAAATTTGCTGAAAAATCCAG GCAGAAGAGAAAATTAGATGAAATGTATGACCAACTAAGGAGTGAGTTTGAGTCAGTGAAGCGGTCTGCCATACAGCCTGCAAGCAACTATTATAACAGAAAGGATAATGATTTGTTCTCTAATCCACCTAACATTATGGATGAGAGACAAACTGGCAGAAAAG GGCCAAAAGAGGATGTGTGGCCTGCAAGACAGAATAGCAATAACTCTGGTGGCCGCTTTGATATCTCTATTGGCTCACCAGCTAAACAAGCAGTCAGTCCAGGGAATGCAGGGAACAGAAAGGTTGGTGCTCACTCAGTTTTTGGAGCTGGTGGCACAAGCAACCCTTCAATGAATCTGAGGAACTTGATACTTTCTCCAATAAAGCGGCCTCAGCTCTCACGTAACCGGCCCCAATTATTCAC GTTATAA
- the LOC107634305 gene encoding E3 ubiquitin-protein ligase CCNB1IP1 homolog isoform X4 translates to MRCNACWREIEGRAVSTTCGHLLCTDDANKILSNDGACPICDQVLSKSLMKPVDINPNDEWINMAMAGISPQILMKSAYRSVMFYIGQKELEMQFKMNRIVAQCRQKCEMMQEKFTEKLEQVHTAYQKMTKRCQMMQQEIEVLTKDNQELQEKFAEKSRQKRKLDEMYDQLRSEFESVKRSAIQPASNYYNRKDNDLFSNPPNIMDERQTGRKGPKEDVWPARQNSNNSGGRFDISIGSPAKQAVSPGNAGNRKVGAHSVFGAGGTSNPSMNLRNLILSPIKRPQLSRNRPQLFT, encoded by the exons ATGAGATGCAATGCATGCTGGCGAGAAATAGAAGGACGAGCGGTTTCCACTACATGTGGTCATCTGTTGT GTACGGATGATGCCAATAAGATATTGAGTAACGATGGAGCATGCCCCATCTGTGATCAAGTGCTTTCAAAGAG CCTCATGAAGCCTGTAGATATCAATCCCAACGACGAATGGATAAAT ATGGCCATGGCTGGAATATCTCCACAGATAT TGATGAAGAGTGCATACAGAAGTGTGATGTTCTACATTGGCCAAAAAGAACTGGAGATGCAATTTAAGATGAACCGGATTGTTGCTCAATGCCGGCAGAAATGTGAAATGATGCAAGAGAAGTTTACAGAAAAATTAGAGCAGGTTCATACGGCTTACCAAAAAATGACCAAGAGATGCCAGATGATGCAGCAGGAAATCGAGGTCTTAACCAAGGACAATCAAGAACTCCAGGAAAAATTTGCTGAAAAATCCAG GCAGAAGAGAAAATTAGATGAAATGTATGACCAACTAAGGAGTGAGTTTGAGTCAGTGAAGCGGTCTGCCATACAGCCTGCAAGCAACTATTATAACAGAAAGGATAATGATTTGTTCTCTAATCCACCTAACATTATGGATGAGAGACAAACTGGCAGAAAAG GGCCAAAAGAGGATGTGTGGCCTGCAAGACAGAATAGCAATAACTCTGGTGGCCGCTTTGATATCTCTATTGGCTCACCAGCTAAACAAGCAGTCAGTCCAGGGAATGCAGGGAACAGAAAGGTTGGTGCTCACTCAGTTTTTGGAGCTGGTGGCACAAGCAACCCTTCAATGAATCTGAGGAACTTGATACTTTCTCCAATAAAGCGGCCTCAGCTCTCACGTAACCGGCCCCAATTATTCACGTGA